From Natrinema salaciae, the proteins below share one genomic window:
- a CDS encoding aldo/keto reductase has protein sequence MDLPRLGLGTMGIDDPAAIEMAIQLGYRHLDTAQIYDNEVVVGEGIERAAIDREELTVATKVWVDQLGADTVYESVEASLERLGLERVDLLYVHRPRGDYDPDGTLPTLAAAREDGLVGGVAVSNFEVDQLERFRDVMGRPPAANQVEYHPLFQPEDRLAHAREHGYPLVAYSPLSGGRVGDVAEVVTVAEKHGVSPAQASLAWLLAKGIYPIPKASSRDHLEANRAALDLELDEADVVRIDGVDREDELYPE, from the coding sequence ATGGACCTTCCACGACTCGGGCTCGGGACGATGGGTATCGACGATCCCGCGGCGATCGAGATGGCGATCCAGCTCGGATACCGTCACCTCGACACCGCACAGATATACGACAACGAGGTCGTCGTCGGCGAGGGTATCGAGCGCGCGGCGATCGATCGCGAGGAGCTGACCGTCGCGACGAAAGTGTGGGTCGACCAGCTCGGTGCCGATACCGTCTACGAGAGCGTCGAGGCGAGCCTCGAGCGCCTCGGACTCGAACGCGTGGACCTACTGTACGTCCACCGCCCCCGCGGCGACTACGATCCCGACGGGACCCTCCCGACGCTGGCGGCGGCCCGTGAGGACGGCCTCGTCGGCGGCGTCGCGGTCAGCAACTTCGAGGTCGACCAGCTCGAGCGGTTCCGGGACGTGATGGGACGGCCACCGGCCGCCAATCAGGTCGAGTACCACCCCCTCTTCCAGCCGGAGGATCGGCTGGCCCACGCCCGCGAGCACGGCTATCCGCTGGTGGCGTACTCGCCGCTGTCAGGCGGGCGGGTCGGCGACGTCGCCGAGGTCGTCACGGTCGCCGAGAAGCACGGTGTTTCGCCGGCGCAGGCCAGCCTCGCCTGGCTACTAGCGAAGGGGATCTATCCGATTCCGAAGGCGTCCAGTCGGGACCACCTCGAGGCGAACCGCGCGGCCCTGGATCTCGAGTTGGACGAGGCGGACGTCGTCCGCATCGACGGCGTCGACCGCGAGGACGAGTTATACCCCGAGTAG
- a CDS encoding DUF429 domain-containing protein, producing MSYVGVDWAGSCWVVVAIGDEITVSTEPSILNVWTAYEADAASILVDVPIGLPEDGDWACDRAAAHLLESRSSSVFSIPCRAAVTAETYEEARDACGGSLGSQSWWLFPRINEVDAFLRTIDDARKIVYESHPEVCFAAYDGGALPSKGDEDGLRARVAVLEGLNERLATKVGKIVDERRDGTEWHDRISSSRRDDVVDAAVLAVTAERLELGERTPEQAYPSLPDGDYSGPGESGTDPALEMPMEIVFPGRDPGRSDE from the coding sequence ATGAGCTACGTCGGTGTCGACTGGGCGGGTAGTTGCTGGGTCGTCGTCGCTATCGGCGACGAGATTACCGTGTCGACCGAGCCGTCGATCCTGAACGTCTGGACGGCGTACGAAGCGGACGCGGCGTCCATCCTCGTGGACGTCCCGATCGGCTTGCCCGAAGACGGGGATTGGGCGTGCGATCGCGCGGCGGCGCACCTCCTCGAGAGTCGATCGAGTTCCGTCTTTTCCATTCCCTGCCGAGCTGCCGTCACGGCCGAGACGTACGAGGAGGCGCGCGACGCGTGCGGCGGATCGCTGGGAAGCCAGAGCTGGTGGCTCTTCCCGCGAATCAACGAAGTCGACGCGTTCCTGCGGACCATCGACGACGCCCGGAAGATCGTCTACGAGAGTCATCCCGAAGTCTGCTTCGCGGCGTACGACGGCGGAGCGCTCCCGTCGAAAGGCGACGAGGACGGCCTCCGGGCTCGAGTAGCCGTTCTCGAGGGATTGAACGAACGGCTCGCAACGAAAGTCGGGAAGATCGTCGACGAGCGGCGAGACGGCACCGAGTGGCACGATCGCATCTCCAGTAGCCGGCGCGACGACGTCGTCGACGCCGCCGTCCTGGCTGTTACGGCGGAGCGACTCGAGCTCGGAGAGCGGACGCCCGAGCAGGCGTATCCGTCTCTTCCGGACGGAGACTATTCGGGGCCCGGTGAATCGGGGACGGACCCGGCACTGGAGATGCCGATGGAAATCGTGTTTCCGGGACGAGACCCCGGGCGAAGCGACGAGTAG
- a CDS encoding acetoacetate decarboxylase family protein, translating to MSTHQFDPETYTGMPAGATVPSPQLIKNARMLIVGYEADPEVLESVLPPGLSPHPNNLIQMNMYRVPSAEQTSHLEPYTLTYLTVEVADHDSSAISSAEGEFPVPGRFWVGYWTDSPQMQSYTREGGGIPAQAGSCEWTTDDDELVSTLEVDGDSVIEAAVSVGDEQVDTLTGHLHYYAHRQIPDPAGGRAEINELVEFPIPFVSELFEAEVDRIDFDFPEGSRFQQFAPTDPLSTPSILHGTVTFTYPQGRCVRDYLAEGP from the coding sequence ATGAGTACCCACCAATTCGATCCAGAGACGTACACCGGAATGCCGGCAGGGGCGACCGTCCCCTCGCCACAGCTCATCAAGAACGCGCGGATGCTCATCGTCGGCTACGAGGCCGACCCCGAAGTGCTCGAGTCGGTGTTGCCACCGGGGCTCAGCCCGCATCCGAACAACCTCATCCAGATGAACATGTATCGGGTCCCATCCGCGGAGCAAACCAGCCACCTCGAGCCGTATACGCTCACCTATCTGACCGTGGAGGTAGCCGACCACGACAGTTCCGCGATCAGTAGCGCGGAGGGAGAGTTTCCCGTTCCCGGACGGTTCTGGGTCGGCTACTGGACCGACTCTCCGCAGATGCAGTCGTACACCCGCGAGGGCGGTGGGATTCCGGCTCAGGCCGGATCGTGCGAGTGGACGACGGACGACGACGAGTTGGTCTCGACGCTCGAGGTCGACGGCGACTCCGTCATCGAGGCGGCGGTGAGCGTCGGCGACGAACAGGTCGACACGCTCACGGGTCACCTCCACTACTACGCCCACCGGCAGATACCGGATCCGGCCGGCGGTCGAGCGGAAATCAACGAACTCGTCGAGTTCCCGATCCCGTTCGTCAGCGAACTGTTCGAGGCCGAGGTCGATCGGATCGACTTCGATTTCCCCGAGGGATCTCGATTTCAGCAGTTCGCCCCGACGGACCCGCTCTCGACGCCGTCGATCCTCCACGGGACGGTCACCTTCACCTATCCACAGGGGCGTTGCGTTAGAGACTATCTCGCCGAGGGGCCGTAA
- a CDS encoding alpha/beta fold hydrolase, with amino-acid sequence MPNETLASDEWWSEYQGVVNSDPEMTLHGRDAFDENFVVGIGEEHFLVEMQGGEVQDVRTPGLDDAWSFGVVGPREAWEEFVSEVPSPHHNEVFASFYRTAVKGEEGYFDLIGNHEAIFQNFRPFQRALDLMRTAHNGGQPRTEGSNRPEEVTDEPITGQYVTVDLDGVDHRIYYEAAGPTDGIPLLCQHTAGCNNQQWRHVLNDPEITEHFRVVAYDLPRHGKSVPPSSESWWADQYDLTAERFTDTIVSIADALELEDPVFIGSSMGGTITLELADWYPERFRALIGLEAGLFTPGFYIQWLDHPHVNANDVNSHATWGLMAPHGPEWARRETLYLYEQGANGVLKGDLHYYSTDHDYSESADDIDATQVRMYLMNGEYDYLTNPDDAREAAAAIGDGATAHEMKATGHFPMSERPELFRAYLKPVLDDIRGVRDEPVPDVFAPEDFGVEANK; translated from the coding sequence ATGCCAAACGAAACACTAGCCAGTGACGAATGGTGGTCCGAGTATCAAGGTGTCGTCAATTCGGACCCGGAGATGACGTTGCACGGCCGAGACGCGTTCGACGAGAACTTCGTCGTCGGTATCGGTGAGGAACACTTTCTCGTCGAAATGCAGGGTGGCGAGGTGCAGGACGTCCGAACGCCGGGGCTGGACGACGCGTGGTCGTTCGGCGTGGTCGGCCCGCGCGAGGCGTGGGAGGAATTCGTCAGCGAAGTGCCGTCGCCACACCACAACGAAGTGTTCGCGTCGTTCTACCGGACCGCAGTCAAGGGGGAAGAGGGTTACTTCGACCTCATCGGCAATCACGAGGCGATATTCCAGAACTTCCGACCGTTCCAGCGGGCGCTCGACCTGATGCGGACGGCGCACAACGGCGGCCAACCGCGTACCGAAGGGTCAAACCGACCCGAAGAAGTGACGGACGAGCCCATCACGGGACAGTACGTTACCGTCGATCTCGACGGCGTCGATCATCGCATCTACTACGAAGCCGCTGGCCCGACGGACGGCATCCCGCTGCTCTGCCAGCACACCGCGGGGTGCAACAATCAGCAGTGGCGGCACGTGCTAAACGACCCGGAGATAACCGAGCACTTCCGGGTGGTCGCCTACGACCTGCCCCGGCACGGGAAATCGGTCCCGCCCTCGAGCGAGTCGTGGTGGGCCGACCAGTACGACCTCACCGCCGAGCGATTCACGGACACCATCGTCTCCATCGCCGACGCGCTCGAACTCGAGGACCCCGTGTTCATCGGCTCGAGTATGGGCGGGACGATCACGCTCGAACTCGCTGACTGGTATCCCGAGCGGTTCCGAGCCCTGATCGGTCTCGAGGCGGGCCTGTTCACGCCGGGGTTCTACATCCAGTGGCTCGACCACCCTCACGTCAACGCGAACGACGTCAACTCCCACGCGACGTGGGGGCTGATGGCCCCCCACGGGCCGGAGTGGGCGCGCCGCGAAACCCTCTACCTGTACGAGCAGGGTGCCAACGGCGTGCTCAAAGGCGATCTCCACTACTACTCTACGGATCACGACTACAGCGAATCCGCCGACGATATCGACGCTACCCAGGTTCGGATGTATCTGATGAACGGCGAGTACGATTACCTGACCAATCCCGACGACGCCCGCGAGGCCGCCGCGGCCATCGGCGACGGCGCGACGGCTCACGAGATGAAGGCGACCGGTCACTTCCCGATGAGCGAGCGCCCGGAGCTATTCCGAGCCTATCTGAAGCCCGTGCTCGACGACATTCGCGGCGTCCGAGACGAACCGGTTCCCGACGTCTTCGCACCCGAAGACTTCGGCGTCGAAGCGAACAAGTGA